The DNA segment tgcactgacatcgcacagtacacgggcctccaagATAtggccttcatcaaaattcgaccaccgcggccggaatcgaacccgcgtatttcgggtcagcagccgagcgccataaccaccgaaccACCGTGGCGGCAACAAAACGTTTCAATCCTGTACTTCATTTCAATGCTCATATTTTGGCTTGTAATGTTTAAATACATCATGACGTCAATTGTAATTATGTGCAAGTTCCTTTCAACACTGGATGTACTATAGTGTGATGCAGCTCCAAAAAGAAGCGagagatgcctctcaaaggaggctctccaaAGAATGGCATTGGCCCATTGTCGTGTCAGTCAGCCTCCTTGAGCCTGAGAGTGTGCCCCTGTTAGCAGTCGTAGCAGGCGCAGAGAGTTTGACAGTGACGGCGCGAAAAAATTAGatggggcacttaagctccgccttaagggtacgacgcaaTAACGTATTGGGTTAACTCCCTTATATGCTGAAGGTCACTCCCTagtttacatttatagatccatTTATAGAtcctcctggcgcagcggtgcagctttaaagagatgcgccactgccctgcgatggcaggtgctcccagctgtGGATATTGTGCATCCCAGTTTGGTCTTCCCTAGCggccaatcattcatttaactgcctgCTGCCACGGTTGCTCActgtccggtgggcaggctgtgatgacgccgcatgGTCACATAACCTAGGTTGCTGACTTGCCGCCTAGGTTGCTCTCCGAGGACCATCTGCCAGagcatgcccgtgatttttcgctctcaAAGCCGACGCCgtattttctgcgtaacggggcctttaacgttatcgcgttaaaaagGTCCACATCATAGAAGGATCCCCTTGTGGACGGATTTGCCACTTTATCATTCAGTTGTATGCGACTTCATCAATCAACAACGCGAAACATACCCATCCTGCAAGCACACCTTACAGTCCGATAGAGGAATAAAAATGCTATTGTTTTTTTCCTGTTGAGTTAGAAAATGATTGACCAGTACTACCGATGCACCTATACAGGAATAGATGAAATACAATCTGTATGGGTGTACTGCATCACGAAACGACAGACCAGTGCAACCGATACATTCCACACAGGAATAGAGAAATATAAGCTGTGTCGGTGTATGGATCTCTCGTTTTTAATTGCAATAGGGAGAAACCGATAGGATTTCTATATGTCTCTCCTAACAGAATTATCGCTAGGGCTCATTCTAAAACAGATACGTCGACAAACTGTGCCACAAGTATGTTAGCAATAGCACGTTCTCATAGGGGCTGTCTGGCTCTGCAGCGGCACATTCTTAGAGGCGTTTGACCGTACCCTGTCTCGCCACCCAGTGCCACCTAATCCCCATGTCGCTACGGATCGTCATGTCATCTAACCACTTGATGTGATGGCCTCCCCTCGTTACCATTTCCTTCTACCTTTCTTCCCTGCAAGGACAGCCTCGTGATAAAGCACCTGCATATTATAGAGGGCAGGCCGCATTTGATAACAGTGCCGCCGTGAGTCGAAGATATATGTTTCTATTAGCACAGAGGTCCTACAAATAGGCGCTAGGATCTTCTTGGTAGTTAGAAATTCAATGAACTGTGCTAGCTGGCGCAACAACAAATGCAGCATCAAAAAGTGTTGCTTTACCGCATAAATATCCGCCAATCAGTCATCACCTCTTCACTCTGCCTGTGGAGAAACGCAGAGAAAATAATAGCAAACCTAAGTCACCAAAGAAGAAACGAACACAAGAGAGTTGCAGTTCGAAAACATTCGCTATGAGAACACGCAGAACTCTCAAAATGTGCGAATAAATTCTTCGCCTCTATTGCCCCGGGAACATGCAGCTGCGCCGCCTTCTGCATCAGAAGGGCAAGAAAGTGCTGCACGGGTGAATCTTTTCGTTTCCTTGTTCTGTAGCTTTTGGCGCCCTTTGCACCATGTCTGGTTCTAATTTTTTATTTATGGGCTACCTGTACAGAATTTATACCTTTCCAACTCATCAATTGGTGCTCTTTTATCGCTTTCAGGAAAGTTCATCGCCACCTTCATTGGGAAGTATCTTCCAACAGTGTGTCCTTATGTGCCTAGGCGTAGCTGTAATGCTTATTTCGTTACtctagcaggccagatatttttcaggccaacctcgcTGCCTTTTctagtcaataaaccctctctctcttatTTCGTTAACCTGTACAGCCAACAGGTTCGCTTTGTTCCTCTACGTCTTCAAGAACCAAAGGGTACAAGCCACGATTCTAGATAATGTGTGTGTCCTCTTGCAGATGACATTTTTCCTCCTTTGGAACGGCAGTACATTTCCTGCCAAACTCCAGCCGTGAAAACCAAGGGAAGGAACTGGCCTATTCCTATACGAGCACTGGTTGGTAGGTACACCTCTGTTATGGCTCCTTTTCCCGAAGTGACCGTGTGAAAAGAACTGATACTCCCGATCTCTCGGAGGCCGGAACCCCTTTTTGCCGATGGCGCACGTATTGATAAGCCGGAGTGCATTTAGTGTCTGTTACGGGCTGACAATGGACGGGGGCAGTAACCATTGTCAGTGAAATGCGAATGATGTTCCAAGCTTGTTTTGTGTATTACCGCCACACGTGCGCACTTCTTTGGCTGGGAGTTATCTTAGAAAAATATAACCTCTTTAAATTTGTTTGCAATAAATGTAAtacaaaactgttttttttttttgcggagttCTCTCGAGGGAACTCCACAGTTTATTGTTTCGTGGCGTTTCTCAGCAGAGGCAAAAGTGCCGTCTCTGGAACGATGGCTCCCCGAGTGTAGGTCATGGCAGGAAAGTCGATCGCGTGCGAGAGCGTCGCCGCTTGGAGGACATCTTTGACGTAGTGGGATCATAAAATGCTTGACAGTTTGAAGCTCAAAGCTAATCCGTACGAGGTCAAAGCATCAGGCGGCTCCACCTCTTATCACAGCTTGTCGCGGAGGATCCTCgttttcgcactttttttttgtctttcttggCCGTTGAGGGGTAGCAGCGCTCTCGGTAGCGGTCGGTGTATCCAGACAGGACAGCCCTGGTATTGCTAGCTACCGCATGATGGCGCTGCCGATCTCTGCTTTGCGCGCGAGGTACATGGGTGCTTCTTGCTCTTGCAGGCTATGGCGACTATTGCGTGACACTTGTGAACGATGACAAAATAAGCTGGTTGCGGCtgcaaaacagagaaagaaaacaaagatgaAAACTCTGAGGCGCACTGAAATTACGCAGGCGCTCATGGCATTTCTGCGTTGCTACCGCGAACTGACTTTGTTGCAGTTTCAAGCTTTTAATCCTTCCGAATCGCGAAGAAGCCCTTTAAACAATGGCGCTGTTTTAAAGAGAGGCCTCGAATAACTCTCTCCCTGCGCCTAATAGCACCCCGCAGGGAATATCTGAGCACAAAATGTAGCTTTACTTGCAACGCAAGCGTGCAACAACTTACGACTGTAATAATTTATTTCTTATTGCTCGGACCCAAGTGACCTGAGGCGACAGTTTGTGCTGCAGAAGCCATTTCACTCAACCGCTAgccgctgtgtcgtcgctgcgaAACAAGAAACTGCCCTTTTGCGTGCGTACTATGATATGACGGCTGAAACACGACAGCTGGCCTTCAAAGGCATGTGTGAATAAAATTAATTTCCATCAAACTCATCGCAAATAAAAAACAACGAAATCGACTGAAGCTGGTGGCGCGATTCGCCCATTCAACACTCAGAGCTATTGAGTCGTGCATGTCGTTTGCTTCCAGCAGCTTAGAAAGACACTCATGCGTCTAATGCGCGAACCCGTCCGGAGTGCACCGTGCTACAACAGTGAGTGTGTGGAGCTCTCTCACCTGGCGTTCGTTTTCTACCaccatccgccgccgccgccgccgccgcctccaccgTGGCCGCCGtggccaccaccaccgccgccgtgtCCTCCGCCGCCAAAGCCGCCGCCGCCATATCCTCCGCCGCCGACGGCACCGCCGCCACCTCCCTTGACCGTGACGTGGTAGGTGGCcgtgccgccgccgactccgccgcCGCCACCAAATCCACCGCCGTGCCCGCCGCCGCCGAATCCACCGCCGCCCAATCCaccgccgccgaagccgccgccgtggACTCCGCCACCGACACCACCAACACCTCCTCCGCCGATGGGCTGCAGCGCCTTGACCAAGTAGGCAGGGCCGGCCTGCGGTGACGGTGGAGTGCGTTGACGCTCGCGCTACGCTCTGTTCATCAGCACAGAAATTCTTACGTCGATGCTCCAGTTGGCTGTTGTTCTTGCGCTTGTGCCTTATTGAATATGCCCCTCTGCACGGCTGCTCCAATTTACGAAGGTTCAAGGCGATCACGGCATATGCGTTTATCGTTGCCGGCTGGCTATGGTATTGACATGAAAAGGACTCTGGCAGCAGGATACGACTCTACATATGCGCCTAGTTGCATAATCGTAACCAGCGAAGGCCAACAGGACACGTCGCAGCAAAAAATAACACTACTGCCTAACAGCCTCGAAAGGCTCCGAGGCCACTAATATGCCAATTTCAGACAATGTGCTATATTGTGCTGCACGTCGTTTTGGCATCGTTTGCTGAGTGAGTTATTAGATTCGCCGTCCTCTCGCTCCTCGCGCTCATTTTCTGAGGCTAAGTGTTCGGGAGTGCAGGTAGATGGCAGATAAATACTTGTGTACATGCACAAAACCAAGGAAGGCTGAGAAAGACTGGTACACCAAAACTAATGCGCTGGTTACTACAACGTTCATGACTGCTTTTGCGAAACGTAAGCTCGAGAGAGCCACAGCAGTTTACCGATTTTTGCGACCAGTGAAACGATCACGTGCTAGCGATCGTCGCTTTCTCGGCCAAAGGTCAGTAAACGCCGCATCCCGAGGATTATTATGAGCGGCTCACCTAGAACGGCTAGGATAGCCATGCGACATTTGCAGAGCTAGCAGTTGGTATTGGGAAATATTAGTACTAATGATACGACTCCCAGTGCAGGCCCTACCAGCGCTACTTGGCTCTACGACAGTTTCTCCGCTGCTTTTTTCAGTTACAAACGCTTCGATGCTTCCAGCGGCGCCTGCGCATTGCACGAGTTTTCACTTGGCTCCAACTGCAGAAGCGGCGCATCGCGCAAGAGTGCGCGCACCTTGTACGTTCCAACGACCTGGCCTCCACCAACACCGCCACCACCTCCACCGTGGTGACCGCCACCGCCGAAGCCACCTCCGCCGAAACCTCCGCCGCCGAATCCACCGCCGCCGAATCCACCGCCACCGTGatggccaccgccgccgccgccgccgccgcctccggtGGAGCCAAGGCTCTTGATCTCAACCACAGAAGTGCTCACAACGGCTCCTCCTCCAGCGCCACCACCTGCGTGAGAACCACCACGTGCATTGTTCAGTGTCCACTTGGTAGGCAACTCCCGCGGtgattcttttatttatttttggcaACCTTGATACCGGGGTGATGATATTCGCCTCTAGTGCGCCTTCCCTTGCCGTGTACACTGTTCTTCGCGAACCAGCGTGAACCTCATACGAGCAGTATCATCTGAGGCTTAGGATAGATGTTGTTATTCTGATCAAATTAGCGCAGCTGAATGTTTTTTAATTAATGCAATTTTTATCTTGGTGACCAAGCAATGGGGACCACAACGCATAGTTTAAGGTGATGCGAAGTTCAAGCTCAGTGCTACACTTATCACCATGCAATATAAGCAAAAAGGCAGTGGCAACCTGAAGCTTGGTGCAAAAATTCTGTCGGAGAAATTAGAGCAAAGCTCTTGATGATCATTGTATTATACACCTTCCTTGCCAATTTCATGCCATAGCACGTAGCCTAAACCTCAAGAAAACTGAACAAGAGTGGTTATTTTCACAACCTCTTTCAGCACAAGGCCCATATCTTTCTTAACCTGAAGACCTCGTGAGGTCCCGGGCTCTTCAGGTCTAGAATCATAGGCTCGCGAATTGTACGTGGACCAAGCTGACAAGTAATGTTTCACATTGCAGCGATGCTCTTGGTGAAGAAAGAACGATTAGGTAAGTCCCTGGTGTAcacaattttaaagaaaatcaccTACATTTACAGGCCGCTGCAGACTGTTCGCTGTATACGAGGGGGAATGCGGCGACCACGGTGTATTTGCACTATACACCAGCGCGAACGCATTGCGCTCTTGACTAAATTGTGCAACCGCGTCAGCGCTAGGTCTTCAGACCATTGCAGAAGTCTTCCGGGAGTATCTCCATGTCCTTTATGGCGCGGTGACTAAAATGGCAAAGAGGGCAAATGATTATCCGACAGCCTACCTCCGCCGTGgtgtccgccgccgccgccgccgaatccACCGCCACCGCCATGACCACCGCCGCCAAATCCGCCACCGCCGaagccaccaccgccaccaccaagGTTGCCGGCAAGGGCGAGGCCAACCGCTGACAGTAGTATCTGCACGGAATACCAAGTACGCTTTGTTCGATACACACCATCGTTGCACATGGGCACTCTACTTCAATGTGCCCCTGCTGCCACCATTGCATTCCGCCGATGCACAAGAACAACCATCAAGAACTCATTCCTCGATGGGGGTCCTTCAGGCATCGTAGAGTAGTGACATGACATCACGATGGATCTGAGGTGTTTCTCTGAGACTGACCTAGTTCCTCGTGGGGGGACAAATTTAGACCTGGCTGAGAGAAAGATCTCGATCAACTCtcactgcgctttttttttgctgtcctaATGTTTTTTTAATGGCGCCATGTCGGCGCAGGACGCCTGCATCCGGATCAGGGCTTGATCTAGCCGGCGCTCCTAACTTCCTATCCACGCGATCTCGTGTATTTATAGTGCGGCCGCGCTCGTATTGCAAATCCAGAGTGTTGGCAAATACGTGGATGGCAGCACAACTGGGTAAAAGCTTCTTTCGCGTCCGCGTTCGTAGTACCATAGTGATTTATTAGGCTTCGAAACGTTCGGTAAAagtaaaatttttggttggagatgtgcagttcactATAAGAAATAAAAGTAGGAGCGAAAGCACTGTTCGGAACGTTTCGGAAGGAAACAGGACGCCCCTTACAGCATTTGCATAAGACAGACAACATCAAATTTGTGTGTCTTTTGCATCCGACAGTGGCTATCGATGAGAAAATTGAGAAAAACTAATTAATTCAGGCTTGCTTGTAAGTATACCACCATGGAACAATAAATCCATCCGGACCATGATTCTTAAGTCCAAGGCAGCCAAGGACTGATGTCTTGAATCTAGGAGAGGAACTAACTCATTTTGACACCATGGATAATGATGTTCCGGAGGAGAAGAAACTTCAAATCGCGTCGCAGCTACGTTGGATAGCTATAAGAGGAGGTACGCAAAGATAAAAACTTATAGTATCTAACGAGGCCCTTAGCGGGCTTTGTCACCGATAACGAAGTACCGAACCTGAGAGCTGATGCGACCGACTGAGCCTTGCTCAATCGTGGAGTGCAATTTAAGATAActaagtcaagaaaaaaaaagttatcggAGGTCGCATGCGCCTAATCGAAAAcgtaatctggacgcctgctggACATCGGAGACAGTGGTGCCGCCTGAACTACCACGTGCGGCACCCGCTCGGGTCCGTCGAGCGTTACGCAACGGTTGGAGCCGGTGGCGCGCTTATCGCCGGTGCGCCCTACGGAAGCGAGTGGCGGACCGCGTCTCTCGGACTCACCAGGGAGCGCATGGCGATGCTTGAACCAGCAGAGCAGGGAATGCTCGCTGTGATGTAGCTCCGAACTTTCCCCGTCCTTCCTTTTATACTGGCTTCCCCGGCAAGGCGAAAGGGTGATCGACCTCCTTTCGTTCTTCTGCGTGCTTCTTTTCGTCTTGTGCACTTTGTTCCCGGGCATCTTTTCTCTTTGATCTCAGCCACCTCATCGCCCTCGCCCGGGCGCGAAACAAACTCGGCCGCCGAAAGTGAgcacgggagagagagagaggggggggggggggggggcagagagcGCCGACGTATCCccgcagccgaacacgtcttcgCGGAGTCGCCCCAGATTTGAAAAGtccgccgccgtcgacgccaccGCGGCGGAGCGCTGATGGTGGGCGGCTCGTTCCGTCGGCTGGTCGAGGAAGTGGCGGGTCTCTCTTCGCAGGAAGCgccaggaaggaaggaaaacgttttgTTCCTATGCCAGGGGCCCCCCACTTGTTTTCATTctttgctgccgccagcgctgCCCCAGAGCCCATACCTGCTCGGCACCGCGCGGGCCTTCATAGTGCCATTATGATTTCTGTTCAAACTCTGCTTATAGATGTTAGTCAGCTATTGTCTCTACGGCGCATCGTCTTTGTTAACATGGTCGTTTTATTGTCATGGCCGTCATGGCCATAGGATGGCACGGAACGGCGTTGCAGTTTCGACGTATTGCACTTTCTTACAGCGGCAA comes from the Amblyomma americanum isolate KBUSLIRL-KWMA chromosome 1, ASM5285725v1, whole genome shotgun sequence genome and includes:
- the LOC144094867 gene encoding uncharacterized protein LOC144094867; its protein translation is MRSLILLSAVGLALAGNLGGGGGGFGGGGFGGGGHGGGGGFGGGGGGHHGGGGGAGGGAVVSTSVVEIKSLGSTGGGGGGGGGGHHGGGGFGGGGFGGGGFGGGGFGGGGHHGGGGGGVGGGQVVGTYKAGPAYLVKALQPIGGGGVGGVGGGVHGGGFGGGGLGGGGFGGGGHGGGFGGGGGVGGGTATYHVTVKGGGGGAVGGGGYGGGGFGGGGHGGGGGGHGGHGGGGGGGGGGWW